A genome region from Cucumis sativus cultivar 9930 chromosome 4, Cucumber_9930_V3, whole genome shotgun sequence includes the following:
- the LOC105435309 gene encoding uncharacterized protein LOC105435309 yields MKLSGFWVFFFVLQTTLLLHFFPSYINASSSSDIALNHHHVNANKCLSDILLNRKLKFQTDEHCNHGRKKVHPDDLNLDDYHPIDPVPSSKTSVKPGPIEHGAPLLPHMPNPPPPSQPGGYA; encoded by the exons ATGAAGCTTTCTGGgttttgggttttctttttcgtcCTCCAAACAACTTTATTGCTGCATTTCTTTCCCAGCTATATAAATGCCTCCTCCAGCTCCG ATATAGCTTTGAACCACCACCATGTTAATGCAAACAAATGCTTGTCTGACATACTATTAAACAGGAAACTGAAG TTCCAGACGGATGAACATTGTAACCACGGGAGAAAGAAGGTTCACCCAGATGATCTAAATCTTGATGACTACCATCCCATCGATCCAGTTCCAAGTTCAAAAACATCAGTCAAACCCGGGCCGATAGAGCACGGCGCTCCTCTCCTCCCCCATATGCCAAATCCTCCACCTCCCAGTCAGCCAGGCGGTTACGCTTAG
- the LOC101220586 gene encoding uncharacterized protein At2g23090, whose product MGGGNGQKAKMARERNLEKQKASRGSQLETNKKAMTIQCKVCMQTFICTTTEVKCREHAEARHPKSDVYACFPHLKK is encoded by the exons ATGGGCGGAGGCAATGGCCAGAAGGCTAAAATGGCTCGGGAGAGAAATCTGGAAAAACAAAAGGCCTCAAGAG GAAGTCAGCTGGAAACAAACAAGAAAGCCATGACAATACAG TGCAAGGTATGCATGCAAACATTTATATGTACAACGACAGAGGTGAAGTGCAGGGAACATGCTGAAGCAAGGCACCCAAAATCTGACGTCTATGCCTGTTTTCCTCATCTTAAGAAATGA
- the LOC101220199 gene encoding glycine-rich protein 5 isoform X1 yields MTRNCLISRGHILFCLFLFNNILDAASTRKLMLGSGVITHEMGNGLPDYSNFKKEVHRLEFTIGGYGGVSAGGGVGTKGGAFGSGSGSGGTGGGGFGPGIGYGSDGGFGPGIGYGSGSGIGGVSGGFGGSVGIGGGGGISGSGGIVGSGGGVLGGSGGIVGGIGGGVGGVVGNGGRGLGNSGGIVGDSGGGVRGSGGTGGGYSGSGGTGGGYSGSGGTGGGYSGSGGMGDGVGGGYGGNMNSP; encoded by the coding sequence ATGACAagaaattgtttgatttcaCGGGGGCACATCCTTTTCTGTCTTTTCCTCTTCAATAATATTCTTGACGCTGCCAGTACAAGAAAATTGATGCTTGGGAGTGGTGTGATTACTCATGAAATGGGAAATGGACTTCCAGACtactcaaactttaaaaaggaAGTTCATCGTTTAGAGTTCACGATTGGAGGTTACGGGGGAGTATCAGCTGGTGGTGGTGTCGGGACTAAGGGAGGAGCCTTTGGCTCAGGTTCTGGGTCTGGTGGGACTGGAGGTGGTGGATTTGGTCCGGGCATTGGTTATGGATCGGATGGTGGCTTTGGACCTGGAATTGGGTATGGCTCAGGTTCAGGCATTGGTGGTGTGAGTGGCGGGTTCGGTGGTTCAGTTGGCATTGGAGGTGGTGGTGGAATAAGTGGGTCAGGTGGTATTGTGGGCAGCGGTGGCGGTGTACTAGGCGGTTCAGGTGGCATCGTGGGTGGCATTGGCGGTGGAGTAGGTGGTGTTGTGGGCAATGGTGGCAGAGGACTAGGCAATTCAGGTGGTATTGTGGGTGACAGTGGCGGTGGAGTAAGAGGGTCGGGAGGTACGGGTGGTGGTTATAGTGGTTCGGGAGGCACGGGTGGTGGTTATAGTGGTTCGGGAGGCACAGGCGGTGGTTATAGTGGTTCGGGAGGCATGGGTGATGGTGTTGGTGGTGGTTATGGAGGCAACATGAATAGTCCTTGA
- the LOC101220987 gene encoding 40S ribosomal protein S29, whose product MGHSNVWNSHPKNYGPGSRTCRVCGNPHGLIRKYGLMCCRQCFRSNAKEIGFIKYR is encoded by the exons ATGGGACATTCAAACGTGTGGAATTCACATCCGAAGAACTATGGACCTGGTTCTCGCACTTG CCGTGTCTGTGGGAACCCCCATGGATTGATCCGCAAGTATGGCCTGATGTGCTGCAGGCAGTGTTTCCGTAGTAATGCCAAAGAAATTGGCTTCATTAAG TACCGCTGA
- the LOC105435308 gene encoding uncharacterized protein LOC105435308, with translation MKSPFLLHISLLLLFFFSINNASSTSEMAPNHLHVESNEYLFATPSNRKMKLQDREQSNPTRKNVRVGDVNLYDYHPIDPVPSSKRSIKHGPIEHGSPLIPHMPSPSPPDQPQPGGFV, from the exons ATGAAGTCACCTTTTCTGCTTCACATATCTTTATTgctgcttttctttttcagcaTTAACAATGCCTCTTCAACTTCCG AAATGGCTCCAAACCACCTCCATGTAGAATCAAATGAGTATTTGTTTGCCACACCATCAAACAGGAAGATGAAA CTGCAGGATCGCGAGCAAAGTAACCCGACGAGGAAGAATGTTCGTGTGGGTGACGTGAATCTTTACGACTACCACCCCATTGATCCAGTTCCAAGCTCAAAGAGATCCATCAAACATGGACCAATAGAGCATGGCTCTCCTCTTATACCTCATATGCCAAGTCCTTCCCCTCCTGATCAACCACAGCCCGGTGGTTTTGTGTAG